The following proteins are encoded in a genomic region of Bradyrhizobium sp. SK17:
- a CDS encoding PopZ family protein, whose amino-acid sequence MTQPAKVQEPSMEEILASIRRIIADDEAKPAAAEKPAVAAAPPAPPKAEPVSPPAAAKPAMKSPPPAAPPAAKAAAPAPKSSPPAPAPAASNSQDDIDSLLASLDEATPAAEIRPAQPEADVFELTDDMALPDPAPAQAAKPSFRKVEPQDDVEFTDPSARSRPPVQEPVREPVREPPAIETAQPMQQIISGTTMRAVESAFNSLANTVLSNNARTLEDLVKEMLRPMLKSWLDDNLPGLVERIVKAEIERVSRGR is encoded by the coding sequence ATGACGCAACCTGCGAAGGTCCAAGAGCCCTCGATGGAGGAGATTCTGGCGTCGATCCGTCGCATCATCGCCGACGACGAGGCGAAGCCTGCCGCGGCAGAGAAGCCTGCTGTTGCCGCCGCCCCACCGGCGCCTCCGAAGGCTGAGCCGGTGTCACCTCCAGCCGCAGCCAAGCCCGCGATGAAGAGCCCGCCGCCCGCAGCACCCCCGGCCGCGAAGGCCGCCGCGCCTGCGCCGAAGTCGTCGCCGCCTGCGCCCGCGCCGGCCGCGAGCAACAGTCAGGACGATATCGACTCGCTGCTGGCCAGCCTCGACGAGGCGACGCCCGCGGCCGAGATCAGGCCGGCACAGCCCGAAGCCGACGTGTTCGAGCTTACCGACGACATGGCGCTGCCGGATCCGGCACCGGCGCAAGCCGCCAAGCCATCGTTCCGCAAGGTTGAGCCGCAGGACGACGTCGAGTTTACGGATCCCTCGGCGCGAAGCCGCCCGCCGGTCCAGGAACCCGTCCGGGAGCCGGTTCGAGAGCCGCCGGCGATCGAGACCGCGCAGCCGATGCAGCAGATCATATCGGGAACCACGATGCGGGCGGTGGAATCCGCCTTCAACTCGTTGGCCAACACCGTGCTGAGCAACAATGCTCGGACGCTGGAGGATCTGGTCAAGGAGATGCTGCGGCCGATGTTGAAGTCCTGGCTGGACGACAATCTGCCGGGTCTGGTCGAGCGGATCGTCAAGGCCGAGATCGAGCGGGTATCCCGCGGGCGCTAG
- a CDS encoding TolC family outer membrane protein — protein sequence MRGVKVVTAAAIAVLLLAELGPVPALADTIEAALVRSYQNNPQLNAQRALVRSTDENVPQALSGYRPKVSLTASAGYQYTDQELTGSKTAINSPQNPASAGLTVNQSLFNAQTPQRVRAAESQVSSAREGLRVLEQTVILSAATIYMDYLRDAAIVEVQRSNTRVLEQTLKQTQDRFNVGEVTRTDVAQSEAQLAAGRTQQLTAESNLTTTRSNFRRIIGNEPENLAPGSPVDRFLPGTLAAAVELALTQNPNVTAAMYGVDVNFLQTKVAEGALLPTVALQATVTEGYQQQLSVNRLFNAAANVQVSVPLYQGGAEYSLIRQSKESLAQQRLVLEQTRDQARANVVTAWGQLVAGKSQVASAQAQVTASEIALNGVREEAKAGQRTTLDVLNAQQALVNARNALVTAQHDRVVASYNVLNAIGRLSPQVMGLKTNVYDPSVHYHQIRDSWAGVRTPDGR from the coding sequence ATGCGTGGGGTGAAGGTTGTCACCGCGGCTGCTATTGCGGTCCTTCTGCTGGCTGAGTTGGGCCCGGTGCCCGCTCTGGCCGATACAATCGAGGCCGCACTGGTGCGGTCCTACCAAAACAATCCCCAGCTGAACGCACAGCGTGCGTTGGTGCGGTCGACCGACGAAAACGTGCCGCAAGCACTCTCGGGTTACCGCCCCAAGGTCTCGCTGACCGCAAGTGCCGGGTATCAGTACACTGACCAGGAGCTGACGGGGTCCAAGACCGCGATCAACAGCCCGCAAAATCCGGCCAGTGCGGGGCTGACGGTCAACCAGTCGCTGTTCAACGCCCAGACCCCGCAGCGGGTCCGTGCCGCCGAAAGCCAGGTCTCGTCCGCGCGCGAAGGTTTGCGCGTGCTCGAGCAGACCGTGATCCTGAGCGCGGCCACGATCTACATGGACTATCTCCGCGACGCCGCGATCGTCGAGGTTCAGCGCAGCAATACCCGCGTGCTTGAGCAGACGCTGAAGCAGACCCAGGATCGCTTCAATGTGGGCGAAGTGACGCGCACCGACGTCGCGCAGTCCGAGGCGCAGCTTGCGGCCGGCCGCACCCAGCAGCTGACGGCCGAATCGAATCTCACCACGACGCGCTCGAATTTCCGCCGCATCATCGGCAACGAGCCGGAGAATCTTGCTCCGGGTTCGCCGGTCGACCGCTTTCTGCCGGGGACACTGGCCGCAGCCGTGGAGCTTGCGCTGACCCAGAACCCGAACGTCACCGCCGCGATGTACGGCGTCGACGTCAACTTCCTGCAGACCAAGGTGGCCGAGGGGGCGTTGCTTCCGACGGTTGCGTTGCAGGCGACGGTGACCGAAGGCTACCAGCAGCAATTGTCGGTCAACCGGCTGTTCAACGCAGCGGCGAACGTCCAGGTGTCGGTGCCGCTCTATCAGGGCGGCGCGGAGTACTCGCTGATCCGGCAGTCCAAGGAATCGCTGGCGCAGCAGCGCCTCGTCCTGGAACAGACCCGCGATCAGGCCCGTGCCAATGTCGTCACCGCGTGGGGCCAGCTGGTCGCCGGCAAGTCGCAGGTGGCGTCGGCGCAGGCGCAGGTCACCGCGTCTGAAATCGCCTTGAACGGCGTCCGCGAGGAAGCCAAGGCCGGTCAGCGCACGACGCTCGACGTGCTCAACGCGCAGCAGGCGCTGGTCAACGCCCGCAACGCGCTGGTCACCGCACAGCACGACCGCGTCGTCGCGTCCTACAACGTGCTGAACGCGATCGGCCGGCTGTCGCCACAGGTGATGGGCCTGAAGACCAACGTCTACGATCCGAGCGTGCACTACCACCAGATTCGGGATAGCTGGGCCGGCGTGCGCACGCCTGACGGCCGCTAA
- a CDS encoding protein-L-isoaspartate O-methyltransferase, producing MTGFSTARQYMVDGQVRPSDVTDDRILEAMLTVPREVFVPASKQALAYLDLDLDVTEGGTAKRYLITPALLARMLQAAEIKATDRVLVVGCATGYAAAVVARFAAEVSATESDPTLVAKATAAVAQLGIQNVTVKTAAAADGDATGAPFDVIVLNGATEIVPTGLFGQLKEGGRLVGVFGLTPPPRATLVTHSHGDFGHRELFDATAPVLPGFEQLPAFVF from the coding sequence ATGACCGGTTTTTCGACCGCGCGCCAGTACATGGTGGATGGTCAGGTGCGTCCGAGCGACGTGACCGACGATCGAATTCTCGAAGCCATGCTGACGGTGCCGCGCGAGGTCTTCGTGCCGGCCAGCAAGCAGGCTCTGGCCTATCTCGACCTCGATCTCGATGTGACCGAGGGCGGCACGGCCAAGCGCTATCTGATCACGCCGGCACTGCTTGCGCGGATGCTGCAGGCCGCCGAGATCAAGGCCACCGACCGCGTCCTGGTGGTCGGCTGCGCCACCGGCTACGCCGCGGCCGTCGTCGCGCGCTTCGCCGCCGAGGTCAGCGCGACCGAGAGCGATCCGACGCTGGTTGCCAAGGCGACCGCCGCGGTCGCCCAGCTCGGCATCCAGAATGTGACCGTCAAGACCGCAGCCGCTGCCGATGGGGATGCCACCGGCGCACCGTTTGATGTCATCGTTCTCAATGGAGCAACCGAGATTGTCCCGACCGGGCTGTTCGGCCAGCTCAAGGAGGGAGGCCGGCTGGTCGGGGTGTTCGGCCTGACGCCGCCGCCGCGCGCCACCCTCGTGACGCATTCACACGGGGATTTCGGACATCGCGAATTGTTCGATGCGACGGCCCCCGTGCTGCCTGGATTCGAACAGCTTCCCGCCTTCGTCTTCTGA
- a CDS encoding DUF1772 domain-containing protein has product MRQILTSGLLWFSALGCGLLAGLYFAFSAFVMTALGRIDQAAGISAMNAINGDIVRSPFMPVFLGTTLSCAVLIVLGGLRWQEPGAAAMIGGGIVYVVGMFIVTIICNVPLNDQLAAADPASAAAAPLWARYLADWTFWNHVRTVASLAATALFIAAIAAR; this is encoded by the coding sequence ATGCGCCAGATCCTGACCTCGGGCCTGCTGTGGTTTTCCGCACTCGGCTGCGGCCTGCTTGCCGGGCTCTATTTCGCATTCTCGGCCTTCGTCATGACCGCGCTCGGCCGGATCGATCAGGCCGCCGGCATCTCGGCGATGAACGCTATCAATGGCGACATTGTCCGCTCGCCGTTCATGCCGGTCTTCCTCGGCACCACGCTGTCCTGCGCCGTGCTGATCGTGCTCGGCGGACTGCGATGGCAGGAGCCCGGCGCCGCAGCGATGATTGGCGGCGGTATCGTCTATGTCGTCGGCATGTTCATCGTCACAATCATCTGCAACGTCCCGCTGAACGATCAACTCGCGGCAGCCGACCCCGCGAGCGCCGCCGCCGCGCCGCTTTGGGCGCGTTATCTGGCCGACTGGACCTTCTGGAACCATGTGCGGACCGTCGCCTCGCTTGCAGCGACCGCGTTGTTCATCGCAGCCATCGCTGCACGCTGA
- a CDS encoding TetR/AcrR family transcriptional regulator — MARRKAAPAAGVPLPGLARLAPAQQRSRERFEHILACATEIMAERGSEALRMSDIVTRSGVAFGSLYQYFPDKAAIIGTLAERHNAIGRECVRRDLAAVTAARDLHPALCRIVDSYYEMFMREPVMRDIWQATQADRALQKLDADDMAALSGLLSDAVRRVAPDMPAATLAIFSALTMTLIAAAVRHAIALPPKKARQALAQFKTLLPCDLAKLA, encoded by the coding sequence ATGGCAAGACGAAAGGCCGCACCGGCGGCGGGAGTGCCCCTGCCCGGGCTGGCACGGCTTGCCCCGGCGCAGCAGCGCAGCCGCGAGCGCTTCGAGCATATCCTGGCCTGCGCGACGGAGATCATGGCGGAAAGGGGCAGCGAGGCTCTCCGCATGAGCGACATCGTCACGCGCAGCGGCGTCGCATTCGGCTCGCTCTACCAGTATTTTCCGGACAAGGCCGCGATCATCGGCACGCTGGCGGAACGGCACAATGCGATCGGGCGTGAATGCGTCAGGCGTGATCTGGCCGCCGTGACGGCTGCGCGCGACCTGCATCCGGCGCTGTGCCGGATCGTCGACAGCTACTACGAGATGTTCATGCGCGAACCGGTGATGCGCGACATCTGGCAGGCGACGCAAGCCGACCGCGCCCTGCAAAAGCTCGACGCTGACGACATGGCCGCGCTCTCCGGCCTGCTGTCTGATGCGGTGAGACGGGTCGCACCCGATATGCCGGCGGCCACCCTCGCCATCTTCTCAGCGCTGACCATGACGCTGATCGCGGCCGCCGTGCGTCACGCGATCGCACTGCCGCCGAAGAAGGCGCGACAGGCGCTGGCTCAATTCAAGACCCTGCTGCCGTGCGACCTCGCCAAGCTGGCATGA
- a CDS encoding tRNA-uridine aminocarboxypropyltransferase, protein MSDPVAETDLVEDCAHCGKPLPLCICDSITPIESRTQLLILVHPQEQDRALGTARLLARHFEDAVVRIGLSWPSLSKALGRPVPDPSRWAVLYLGSAKVEDLDTDAEIVAINRKGELEPHQRAILADIEGIVLLDGTWSQAKALWWRNAWMLKCQRVILGPKRPSRYGQLRREPRRDGLSTIEAAALLLAALEKRPDIATALTDSFERMLARFREVQAKMPELAPKPKKKDYRKRRR, encoded by the coding sequence ATGTCAGACCCAGTTGCCGAGACCGACCTGGTGGAGGATTGCGCGCATTGCGGCAAGCCATTGCCGCTGTGCATCTGCGACAGCATCACGCCGATCGAAAGCCGCACCCAGCTGCTGATCCTGGTCCATCCGCAGGAGCAGGACAGGGCGCTCGGCACCGCGCGGCTATTGGCGCGGCATTTCGAGGACGCAGTGGTGCGGATCGGACTGTCCTGGCCGAGCCTGTCGAAGGCGCTCGGCCGGCCGGTGCCCGACCCGTCGCGCTGGGCGGTGCTCTATCTCGGCTCGGCCAAGGTCGAGGATCTCGACACCGATGCCGAGATCGTCGCGATCAACCGCAAGGGCGAGCTCGAGCCGCATCAGCGCGCCATCCTGGCCGATATCGAGGGCATCGTGCTGCTCGATGGCACCTGGAGCCAGGCCAAGGCGCTGTGGTGGCGCAATGCCTGGATGCTGAAGTGCCAGCGGGTGATTCTCGGACCGAAACGGCCTTCGCGCTACGGCCAGCTGCGCCGGGAACCGCGCCGCGACGGTTTGTCCACCATCGAGGCGGCCGCGCTCCTGCTGGCCGCGCTGGAGAAGCGACCGGACATCGCCACAGCGTTAACGGACAGTTTCGAGCGGATGCTGGCAAGATTCCGCGAAGTACAGGCCAAAATGCCGGAATTGGCGCCAAAGCCGAAGAAGAAGGATTACCGGAAGCGCCGGCGCTAG